ATTCTCAGTCAAGAGCTTGCAATCTTCAATGAAGATCCCTTTGGTGTTTGGTTGATGAATCCTTGCTCCCAAAGCTTGAAATTAACCAAAGATGACTTAAGTTACAAAAAATGTTCTATTTATACCCTAACAATTTACACAGTTAATGAAAGTGGGAATGCAGTGCCTGAATCACCTTTTCGCGATTGATTTTAGCTAATAGCGATGTCTCCTTCAAATCTGAACTCTTCTGAATTTCTGAAGTCGCTAATGTTAGTGATTGAGAATCTCTTTTAGCGATTCAGCAATGGCGATTGTGAACTTCTGATAGCTGGCACTTGGGCAAATTTTCCTGCTCAATGGACCATTTTGCTTTTAGCGATTTAGAATTGTGATTATTGATTTCCTTAGCTTTTAGCATTTCTCTTCTTACGCCAAGACCTGCACAGTTGTGGCCCTTTTTGATAATTTTCTTCATTATTTCCATCTTTTTAACTCCAAATCAGTTGCAATCTGAAATCATGCAACTTATAAAAGAATCCAACCATATTCGTCACTTGAAGATAACAAAAACTCACGTAAGGATtcaaataagttggtaaaattcCAACTTATTAGATTTCTACCCATAAGGTGATTGGATTCCGTGATTTAATAGTTATGGAAGTTATGTATTGAGTTTGAACTGTAATCATGGGGGGTTGCTGATATTCTCTCTGCACTTTTCACCATTAAATGGCTATACTTTGTTACGGTTCCTGACTACACCTACCGATTAATTTGCGGATGGTTGGTTGGTTGTTGCATCATGAGCTAATCTCTCGTCAATGATGAGAAAGAATTTGTACCATTGGGGTGTCTTGTGGGTCTGTTAATTAAATATTTCTCATATCAGGCAGTTCTAGTCCATTCTCTTTGGTTCTATGCAGTAGATTTTTCTACTCAGTCTTGCTTCTCATGTTGGGTCTATCACTGTTGTCGCTGCTCTGCTATACTGACTAGATTTTGTTACATCAGGGTTTCTTGAGGAAGTCCATGCCCCGccccccacccaccccaccccacccccaccccctctTTTGGGTGCCCACCTGTGGTGGATGGGCTTCATGGGTATGCTGCCATGGTTTCCTTGATTGAAAGACTGATCACTCTTTCCTGCTAAAGCTTTTGTCTTCTCATCCAGTAAATAATTATGATATTAGTTTAACAATAACAATAAACAAAAATGGTTATGATTTTAGTTTGAAGTAATGAAACATTTGATGTAATGAACTCCAAAAAGAAAGAATATGTGAAATTGAAAGTGTGTTTCTTCTGACTGAAAGTGGTTTTATTTTGCAGCTTTATGTCCATAAGAAAGAATTATATGAAATTGGAAGTGTGTATTTCTTCTGACTGAAAGTGGCTTTATTTTGCAGCTTTATGTCCATGGCGAAAAGTTCAACCAACCAATATTTTTCTGCAACAACATTTCTGGACAAGTAGATCCAGTAAGTTGAATACATTGATTTGTTTTATCATGGACTATTATCCCCACCTGAGATGATTGAATTCTTCCAAATTACAGGTTATACCAGAAAATGAAAATAGGGCCTTGTACTCCACTCACTCATTCAAGATTTTATTCAAGGAAGGTGGCTGTGGAACTTTTATTCCTCTATTTTTCAATTTAATTACCTCAGTGAGACGATACCACCAACAGTCGACGCCAGAACCTAGGGTAGATCCTCTTCAAGCAGCACAAACTCCTGTGGATGAGATGATGAGACATGCGTATGTCACTTTGTCTCCCCCTTTCAAAATAGAATACAATTTTCTCAATAACCTGCTTAGGtatacatatgttatgatttctttgATAATTTGTTCTGTCCGGCCATTTTGCAGTTATGTGGATCCTAATGATCCGACAAGAATTTTCTTGCAGCAGCCTAGTACAGAATCACAACTCAGGCGTCGAACATACCAGTCAACCCAGCCAACCTCCTGAAAACCTGTGTAGTTTCTTGTTTCCAGTTGGTTGTTATTTGGACGTGCAGATTCTGTTTGTGTGTGGTTGCAACTCTCTTTCCAAACTGAGAAGAATGTATGATGTAAATGTAGTCGACTTGTATTCCTAAATGTTTGTAGGGATTAGAATCCACTTTACGTGTGTATACAAATACTAATAAACTACCTAATAAATAGGATTCTATGCCACTGGTTTGTTGCGGTCAATTGCCATGCTTTCTTATTTATTTCACTACCCTTCTGCGAGAAGTAATAGGATTTTGAGAGTGAACCCTACTCTCCATCGTATTTTCTAGATTATACATATAAATGGGTCTtgaaataataattttttatccGTCGCATATGAACGTAAGAAGTACActgttttttcaaaaaatatcttttgagaaaatattttccatgaaaaaCATTTCCCTTCATAACAAACACCTTTTGTACATATTAAGTGGAAAGATTAAAGCTTTGACGGAATATTTTGCGGACTTGGTACTACCATAACACCATAGAAAaaaggcttaatacccagatggacccttaaacttgacatgttttgtaagataggcatataaacttataaggtgaccagatagacacttaaacttactcaaagtgtatttttcaagtttttcagttgttttgaaaacaaaaactatatttttcaaacactcacaattttcatggccaaacaagccctaaatatatcacaaaatattttttttaaaatgcaaaaataaggcaaacgcatatacatgagactataaatgtgcacttaaaccaataaatactcgctaatcgcaattttgcagctttcaattaactcggatttttttttacacttgaataattaaaaaacaataactttaaccaataaaaatccttaaaaaaagaaatttcaaattaagaaatttcttttttttaaggattttcttctcggctttacagttttcttaatttgaaatttcttttacacttgaaatactgaacttagaaatttcttaatttgaaatttctttttttaaggatttttattggttaaagttattgttttttaattattcaagtgtaaaaaaaaatccgagttaattgaaagctgcaaaattgcgattagcgagtatttattggtttaagtgcacatttatagtctcatgtatatgcgtttgccttatttttgcattttaaaaaaaatattttgtgatatatttagggcttgtttggccatgaaaattgtgagtgtttgaaaaatatagtttttgttttcaaaacaactgaaaaacttgaaaaatacactttgagtaagtttaagtgtctatctggtcaccttataagtttatatgcctatcttacaaaacatgtcaagtttaagggtccatctaggtattaagcctagaAAAAACGTATAATACATATCTTTGGCTTGAGTTATATCACTTGAACTAGGCTGGTGAACCAGGCTGCTATCAAAGAAGAAATTACAAATTTCTATACTGACTTTTAAGGGGACCTCTGCCTCCTCATTACCGGCTATCAACAAGTTGGTTATGAGGAGAGGACCAATAGTACTTCCAACACCAGAGGCTTGCCTTAAAGGCAGTAGTCACTAACAAAGAAACATTGTATAGTTTGGATGCAATTGGTGAGGATAAGCCGCTAGCTGTGAATAGCTTCAATGCTGTGTTCTTCAAGAAATCATGACACTCTATTAAAGCAGTAAGTCACAGAAATAGTTAAAGATTTCTTCACTATTGGCAAGAAACATAGATCTTTTTACTATACAGTCATTTCACTTGTACCCAAGACCTCTAATCCTCCAACAATTAGGGAGTACAGACCTACTACCTGTTACTCAGTATTATACAGACCTATTGCTAACAAAAGGTGATGCCCAGTATTATCTGTGCAACCCAGACAGGTTTCATACCAGGCAGAAAAATGGGATATAGTAACACTACACTTGCTGAGCTGATGAAAGGATACCAAAGAAATCCATCCGGCCAAAGTGTATGTTCAAGATCGACCTCTAAAGGCTTATGACGCTGTGGAATGGGTTTACTTGGAGCAGGTCATGTCTGAACTTGATTTTCCTGACCTGTTCACTCAATAGACTATGAAATGTGTCCAAACAGTGAATTATAGTATATTTATCAATGGAGAAACTACTGAGCCCTTTGAGGCTGCTAGAGGTCTAAGACAGGGAGATTTCGTGTTTCCCTTTCTCTTTGCTATAGCGTTGGAGTATCTCAGTAGACAACTGAATGGACTACAAGAGGTGAAAAACTTCTATTTTCAATCTAGATGTGCTAAACTGAACTTCAGCTACCTTCGTTTTGCGGATGATCTCCTTTTATTTGCTAGAGTAGACTTGTCTTCAGTTACTGGTTTGCACAGTTGTTTCAAATAGTTTTCACAGGCATCTGGTCGTCAGGCTAACCTGGACAAGAGTTACGTTTATTTTGGGGGGATTCATGTGCCAGAACAAGGTAGAATTCTATATCATCTATGGTATAGCTGTGGTAAGTTACCCTTTAAAGATCTAAGAATACCACTGTCCCCTGAAAAGATCTCACTTATCTAGTGGCAACCCCTAGTGGACAAGATTAAACTAGAATTTTCTCCTGAAAAACAAATGTCATCTTTGGGATACAAGTAGGGCACAACTTTTCTGTATTCCAGCCAAAGTGTTACATCTTATAAACTAGTAAAGAAAAGCTCGTGAGCGCGAGCCCAATAACAGTACACTAAATGTTGGGATGATAATTTTCCATTCATGAATTATTTTCAGTGTATTTTTTAAAAACTACTCTTTGATTTGTTCATGTTAATTCAGTGGATTAAATTTCTGCTAAAAATAGTTGGGATGAAGTTTTTTATTTACATAAAAGTTTGATCCCTTGAGATAGTGGGGTGAATTTAAATAGTGACTTCAGAAAAGGGAAAAGTATTAGTATAAATTTGTTAGTCCCAACTATTACATAAGGGCATTCACAAACTCTATGGTATGAAAATTGAAAAGTTTGGCTGGTGCTTTTTAAAAAATTGTTGAGAAGGAAAACGTTGAAGTGCATTAGAGAAAGAAAAGATAATTGCTGTGTGTTAGCAACTGTAATTAGCTTGCACAGAAAAGAATATTTTCACTTAAGAAAATTAaaagtaaaagaagattaatcAAAAAAGGCCATGTAGAGAGAAAATGTCTAAATATTTTGATGTGTTTTGTTGAAAGAGAAGGAAGAGAGCAAGGTGGCTGGGCAAGTGGGGTCCGCGCTAAGTGTCACCTCTTAGACAAAGCACGGGGATGATGTAAGCAAAGGATAAAATAGTCAAATAGGTCAATTTTTGTAGGAGGAGCTTCATTGAGTCCGTTTGTCATCCAAGGGAGTTGCTTCAATTAATTTTAATTACAAAAATAACCCGATGGGTCCCACAGTTTGCGTTAGCAGAGAGGTCTGGTGTTTTCGTCATTAAGAACCCAAGATTCTACTCATGTATAAGCAGTAAAGcataattaaaaaacaaacacTGCACAAAGATCAAACTGAAATCACCACAATACCCTCAAAATCACAATATTTACAACAAGCACACATGTTGACGGGAAGCTCCTCAACTGTGGCTTATATATTAGTAGTAATAAAGTAAAGTAATGCTCAGTATAGAAGCTACATATGGTCAAGCAGTGGATCCATCAcccagaaaaaagaaaaaaaagaaaaaaaaaaggcttttaGTTACCTGGGATTCTGTCGGTACTCCTAAGTGTATAGAGAAGCTCAATCTCACCAACAATTTCGTGGAATAAAGCAGCATTGACAAAGTCTTTCTGGAATATTGCCAAAAAACAAGACAGGTTATAGATCAAATGGAttaacacttaccatatcaaggACCGGCAGTTGGAGAACGTTCTGGTGCCAAAGCAATACTGCTAGTTGATCAGGAAAATTTTGGAAACCAAGAATGTAATTGCTCAGCTGCAGGATATACATATGGGGAAGAGCATGATAAGGCAGTACCACCAGATTTTGACTCCTAAACCTAGAGTACCATGAAAGTGCACAAGAATGCTGCAAGGCCCACAGCTAGTCTTACCACTCAGTTACTCATGCTTTATAGGATGTTGACTACTGATAGACTACTTAGATGGGGATGCAAGTGAATACTGACTGCTCCTTATGTTCCAATCATGCTGAATCCAGGGAGCATTTCCTTGTAGAATGTGAGAATACCAGAATAATATGGGGAAAGATGGTGTGGTGGATGAATGTGCAAAACTACTCACTTGCTACTTGGGAGCAACACCTCAGCTGGATGATTGCCAACTCCAAAGGTAACTCCCAAAGAGCAGAGGTCTTTAGGAGAATCTACTCAAAAACTGAATATTGATTCTTAAGTCCAATATATTAGTCTCTAAATATTATTCTGCTTCCAAATTTATAGAGAAGCGATTTTGGATAGTCTAAACAAATATAGCATATTTCGCAAGAATATAATAATCTTTTTTATTAACATCGAAGATCCAATTTATAAGATTTCAGACATATCATACTACCATAAGATGCACTAAACATAACATTAAAATGATAAACATAACATTAGATCGAGTTgcatttttatatattttgattTATATTGCAGATATAATtcattttttgaaagaaaaaaaaaaagacgtttatttttcttttgctcCAAGCAGCCTTATTACAATGTTATTTTATTGAATCAACGTTTTCTTCAGCATAAAAGTTTTTTTGATACTTTTAGctattaaatatttgatttaCAATGCATTTTGCGTGATGTCTGAAAATTCTACTTATTTTTGTGGTGAATTCACCATATATAGTGATTTAATTTGTGGAAtggttttaaaatttattttggtTAATATTTTTAGTATATTTAAATCATCATGTTGATATTATACGattactttttttatttatttatctatgtATTATATTGACTGAAAATTTTAATATGTTCTTTTTAATTTAaactaaataaaagtaaaatttaattaaaagtttttcaaaaatgaatatttaaaataatttgtcTCTCGAAAGCACTTTTTGAAAAAGATTAGTCAAACATAATTTGCTTATCAAAAACACTTTTGAAGTGAATTAGCATctctataaaaaaataaaaagcacTAGGTTCACCACtaaaaaaggaaggaaaaaatGTATTAAGCGGGAATTGATCTCTAGTCCCTTAGGTAAATAACTCAACCTTCAACCAAGTGCACTATTTAACCTTCACGTAGCATAGGTTCTAAAATAACTAGTTTTACTTAGAGACCATGGGTTCACGTGCccaaaatttagcatataaattTGCCCCCGGCGAAAACCCAATACTTTAAAGCAATAATactccaaaaaaataaataaataagtaaaacATATTTAATTAGAGAAAATAGTCAAATGCCCCCTCAACGTTtagtcggattaattatgacgcacccaaacTTTACGGGTGACCTATTATCCCCTGACTATTTTTTAAACGGAATTATTAACCCCCGAAAACGCTACCACCAGATCTGTATTTGAGTGGTGAAATGCATGCGCTTGACGTGTATTTTTTCACCTTTTACTTCTAATTTCGAAATTTCTACACCAAATAAAGCCAATCCATCACCAAATGAAGCCATTTTTCACGAGATCAAGAATGCTATactaaacaataccaacaaacaaGGCTAAATGgacatttttttttctatttctatcAAATGGGTACTGAAATTATGGTTTTTctttgattgatttttttttttttttttttttttgttttttcatctTTTATGTCTTTGCTCACTTTTTAGGTGTATATGTATTTGTGGATGTTGAAGTATAAGGAAGTGTTTGGGGATGTTGAATTGGATGTAACAGAAAATTCCCCCAATAATGAAATGATTGAGCTTTACCAGTGATGATGGGGTACCCTCTAATGGAGGATGAGGAGGAAGATGATAGTGGGGAAGGAGAGGAAGTTGAGAATAGTGTTAGGATTAGGATGGTGGGTGGGCAAGTTTTGGAGTTGGGTTTGGGTAAAAGAAGGTGGGGGAAGTAATGggttaatttttagaaaattaactGGCAGCGGTGGAGGGTGGTGGACGGTGGCGGGCGGTGAAGAATAAGGGAATAAGAGGAAaaacgaagagagagagagagaatgaaaaaaaacaaactaaataatgcttataatttttttaaaaacatttttatttgcttctcactctctcaaagagagtgaacTACACTCTGTGTGCCACCTCACCATCAAGGGAGGTATTAATTTCACTTTAAAATTGGTAATAGGTCACCCGTAAAGGTTGAGTGCGTTATAATTAATTCGACTAAACGTTGAAGGGGCATTTGACGATTTTCTCTATTTAATTATGGAATGGGCCATAATTAATTACTAAAACATGCCAACAAGTAGTAAAACACAATTAGACTCCTATAGAACGTCGGTTGTTCTTCTCTTTTATAGGGTTTCGCAAAGAGAGTTGTTCGCCTAGAATTAGAAGAATAATAAAATCCAAAACCAAAGAAACTTTTGGTATTCCGCGTGTAGAACGAGATGTCAAGGTCATACTCATATccttatccatatatatataatggcacATTTGTTCGTCAACATGGATTTACATGGCTAAACGATCAATTGATAGGTAAATCAGCAGGAATAATGGACATGCAGCATATGCCCACCTCTAAGGAGGCAGTGACTGCCAAAGAGAACAACAACATAGCGCTGAGTGTATTCCCACAAGTAGTGTCTGGGAAGGGTGGATGTAGAGAGGCTATTTCAGAAAGACCCTCGGCTGAGTGGAATCCCATGGATGATATAATATGCGTGCGTTCAATTGGTGCGGAGAGGAAACATGTTGATTCTTATATTGATGGAGTTCTCTATGGTCCTTCTAAAAGGAAAAGATTGCGTGTGTTTTCTAACATGCCGTTCGAGGATGATTTACTCTTTGGTAAATAGGAGGTTAGACGACATATGTATCATACTGCTATCAAGGAACTGATTTTAACATTTTGTAATATTTCGGGGAAGATTTTAATGTTTAACACTATTTACTTATTCAAGGAGCAACTGAATATTTGAAATTATATTAGGGGACTTGTCTTTTTTGGATTAGCGTTTTGTGGAATCCCATAAATATTGAGCTTTTCATGTCCTTTTGATGGCCTTTTTGATGAGGTATTAGTTGGATTGAAACTGATGTTAGCTAGGTAAGATATGTCGGGTattatttttttgtgaaaaaaCAGTCACAAAAAGGATGAATTGTGAGTCATGGGTTTATCTGACGACTCAGTTCAAGTCTATTAATTCTGAATGAGAATTTCAAAAGGTTCACAATTCACCTCGTGTTTTCCAAGAGGGAGAGCATTCATGCTTGATTTTTGGCAAAAATCCTTCACTTGATTTGTGGTAATTGCTTTCCTTcgacaagatttttttttttaaaataattgtgTTCTACCAGGCCAGGCCTGTCAGAACTTtttattaataaatgaataaggtAAGAAAAATTGGTCTATTACATCATGTCTATAATATGAACTAGCTAAAATTAAAAAAACTAAGAGACATTTCTCTAGTTCTATCCTGTAAGCCTACTCTAGTCCGCCCTTTGTGATCGTGTTGAATCTGATTTGATGATAGCTGAAGTCTGTACCCAAAGCTGTGTACACACCATAtgattatacatatatgtagtaTCATTGTTGATGAATCTGCTGGATCCTCCTTGTTCTAATCCTCAGCTGAGGCAGTTGTAATTTGTCCATGTTGATAATTCTTCTtccttctgatggcatgaatatAAGGTCATGAACTTTGATGCCCGCATGATCCAAAGCCTGGTTTGCTAGAAAGTCTGCCAACCTGTTGCCTTCTCTGAATATATGGTTAATCTGTACCTGCATAACTCTCATATCCTGTTTGATCTTTTCTATCTGACTCCTCAGTTCCCATGGTGTGGTCCATGTATCTTGTAAGATGTTTAGGAGGACAAGTGAATCAGTCTCCAATTGCACTTGTTGAAAGTTGTGCTCTTTACAGAACTTCAATGCCTGTTTTAGAGCCACAGTTTCAACttccatgtttgtttccattcCCATTTGTTGTGCTTCAGCATAGACCAGATCCCCATTACTATTGTAGATAATGAAATTTTATTGAATTTAATCCGTAAGAAATTCGAATTATaataaattcaagatatattagtccaaataaatattacggattaatataattgggttaattatttaagtccaataaTACGGATTTAATTAAAGATTCGATTTCTATTGGGCTATAAATAATGAACCCATTTTGTCAAGCCCTAGATGTCACCTTATCCAAGAGGCCCAAATTGGTGCcacatgtcaaatgacgtggcatgCCAAATCAAACAAAGAAGCCTATAGGGTCATGacacgtgtcaaaatgatgcagcatgcctatTCAAATCAAAGGTCAATGAAGATGCAccacgtgtacaagtgacatgttccggccaatcaaatatcgacatgtcagcttaaatctgattggtcgaaagaagcttgtccttatcacaactcctccatcctacaactataaataggggtctcataattcagaaaagaGGACAGATATCctaacaagaagcaagag
Above is a genomic segment from Lycium barbarum isolate Lr01 chromosome 12, ASM1917538v2, whole genome shotgun sequence containing:
- the LOC132621356 gene encoding uncharacterized protein LOC132621356, with the translated sequence MAVNPQLFANGMPVPFVNELFVLARDGVEFEVDKIPGVGAVKAKGTVYLSNIRMVFVSIKPVENFIAFDMPLLYVHGEKFNQPIFFCNNISGQVDPVIPENENRALYSTHSFKILFKEGGCGTFIPLFFNLITSVRRYHQQSTPEPRVDPLQAAQTPVDEMMRHAYVDPNDPTRIFLQQPSTESQLRRRTYQSTQPTS